A single genomic interval of Cytophagales bacterium harbors:
- a CDS encoding DUF445 family protein, giving the protein MIYTLPFIAAAVGWFTNYLAVKMLFHPREKVKLLFFSIQGIFPKRQQQLAVKIGKLVADDLLSVKDIKDIVKQPENIEQINQNIANRLDDYLTNTFPKKYPVMSWFVREKSKARIKQEFMNEMKKLAPEMIDQTVTNIENSLDIEEIIREKVEKFSTLRLEKMIWEVLEHEFRFIELIGAVVGFLIGLIQVVIIQI; this is encoded by the coding sequence ATGATTTACACGCTCCCCTTTATTGCCGCTGCTGTAGGCTGGTTTACCAATTATTTGGCAGTGAAAATGCTGTTTCACCCACGCGAAAAGGTTAAGTTATTGTTCTTCTCAATACAGGGTATTTTTCCAAAACGCCAGCAGCAATTGGCTGTAAAGATCGGTAAATTAGTTGCTGATGATCTGCTATCGGTTAAAGATATAAAGGATATAGTAAAACAGCCTGAAAATATTGAGCAGATCAACCAAAACATTGCAAACAGACTGGATGATTACCTCACAAACACTTTCCCTAAAAAATATCCCGTGATGTCGTGGTTTGTGAGAGAGAAATCCAAGGCCAGGATCAAGCAGGAATTTATGAATGAGATGAAAAAGCTTGCTCCTGAAATGATAGACCAGACGGTTACAAATATTGAAAACTCTTTAGACATTGAGGAAATTATCAGGGAAAAAGTTGAAAAGTTTTCCACCCTCCGGTTGGAGAAAATGATCTGGGAAGTTCTGGAGCATGAGTTTAGATTTATTGAACTGATTGGGGCAGTGGTAGGTTTCTTGATTGGGCT